The stretch of DNA aggaggtcagaaaagggttagtcgccagcctgatagataccttggtattatcaaggaagatggtgactatgaggttttacttttagaaagtgatgaacccaagacctataaagcaatATTATGAGttcgactctaagctatggctcgaagccatgcaatccgaaatggaatccatgtacgataatcaggtatgggacctggttgacttacctaaagatgttcgacctcttcagtgtaagtggatattcaagattaaaatcggcatggatggacataaagatgtctacaaagctagattggtggcaaaaggtttcactcgggttcatggtttacactatgatgaaacttttgcaccagttgctatgcttagatctgttcggataatgttagcgatcacgcatttcatgattatgagatatggcaaatggatgtcaaaaccgctttcctgaacgggtttctggaagaggaagtgttcatgacacaacctgagggttttgtggatcctaagaatcctaacaaagtatgcaaacttaagagatccatttatggtcttaagcaagcgtcaaggagttggaatcatcgttttgatcatgttattaaacagaatggtttttctcgaagtgttgaggaaccatgtttatacatgaagtttagtgggagtaaagttgttttcttacttctttatgtggacgacatattactcattgggaatgatgttgatatgcttgcttctgttaagaagtggttgggaaatcacttccaaatgaaagatttgggagaagctcagcgcatcttgggtatccggatctatagggatagatccaaaaggatattagcattgagtcaagaagcctatatcgataagattcttgaccgattcaatatgaaaaactccaagagaggttttctacctatgggcagtgggatcactttgagtaagtcatagtgtcctactgagcctaaggatattgaacgcatgaaatcgattccctatgcttccgctgttggatcgatcatgtatgctatgatatgctctcgtcctgacgtctcgtatgcattgagtatgacgagtcgttttcagaaaactccaggtgagagtcactggatagccgtcaagaatattctgaagtacttgagaaggactaaagattcattcttagtgtttggaggagaatctgaattacgtataagaggttatacggatgctagtttccaaaccgatagggatgatttgaaatcccaggctggttttgtgtttttgttgaacggaggggcggtttgctggagaagtttcaaagagacTCGTGATcgcgattctacaacggaagtcgAGTACATTGCGCCCTCCGAAgccgcaaaggaagctgtttggattaggcaatttttagagggactgaaagtagttccgaccaccgaggatcctatcactttatattgtgataacagtggggctatttttcaagcaaaagagcccaagtctagtaacaagtctaggcatgtacttaggaaatttcatgtaattagagatttaatcgaaaggaaagaaattacagtttgtaaggttgggacaactaacaacatcgctgatcctttaaccaagccattgtctcaagctaaacatgatagtcatgtagtttcgatggggttgagacgaatgccagaactgttgtaaattatttgatatataataatcaaatattgtatttattatttcatatgtgataagttgcatttatcgttatattcagttttatgtctgaatttttatactttgttttctccaaataggttgtaaagacaatgtcgaaccctattaagtgaactggattaacattgtattttgtccctagttacttaatgaggtgacatctcggagtgactagattgtatggtcatagtgatgactggtcgattacataggcatattgtgagacaatttgtcggacagtgaccgtttatagagtccttttgttgctaggtcgtggcgaggacttctatttattccttcgagtcaattctttagactggtgactatttgtctgagttggtacggttttcggtggctttggtttttgttctaggtcgcaccgtaaaaggaggccgatgagcattttctgggtcattgtgatctgtatcgaatgaagaaaataggtcaacaggattgtccttataagtcatattttatctcaaggccactcgaggagagatgattgtgaatgcgtggccacgctcggatgatatctatagtagattatccggtcaagCCAGTCattctccgatcgaggaaaccactttatgatatgatcacgtgcaagaacgacctgaaagacatcttgcattgagtgggagatattattggacaagagaattggtaacgcacacttgtgtcagacaagtgggagattgttggagtagtgtcctccacaatgagtgtgtttacatattaaatctcgtaaaaggaatatcagggatttatttatttgtcagctggtcatcgttaatcggtaatgattggctgactagagtttgacattactgtcatgtgacggcggtgatcagctgatccctttaggtcacacctataggatgatacccaaatagaataaattaattgtttgtatgagatacaaaataattaattccttgtattatttgactcttagttagtcacataaatgtattatttgatgacgggttacgaactcgggataaagagatttattatttaattatgagatatttaaataataaatgattataatttattaattaattgttaattaattaattttatacgatatgtgtatgtgttttgaggtagaatcaattagctattaaattttacaagaggttgtaaaattagctaaatgggttaatattgacacattgtatgttgataaaatggtcttatgattacttaatggttaagtagttattggtagttgatttatattatttaagtgttaaataattaaattaatatttaattatgtaagataattaaatataagacttataagcatttgtggggcaaatgtcgaaaaccaaaATGGACACAAATTGGACATATATTCCGGTTTTTTAGAAGGTCAAACAAGTGTCCTCTTTGTCTTTATTTTGTCCCCACATTTTTGCTATATATACCCAAACATTCACCTAATTCATAAGTGGAAAAAAATTAGAACAAAACTTGGTCTTTTGGTGCTCTACTTGGACGGTTTGCATACTACTCCTTAGAccattttttcttcttattttgttcatagtTTTTATCTTAAATCacatataaaaactaactaataatattatcaaggtaataatattaattagtacatcaaaaatACCATATACAaggttattactattattaactagttattaattttagtagtatttttgggttaatcttgggtgccaccaaaggagattacctatattggtaattggtgttcttggaggatcatctaaaatagaaaagctcaagaactataaaggtaggagacctttgtagtgcccatatttgccttatagcaatgtaaggaacttttgtcttaagatggttttagaccatctcttttatacattcttttgcatgcatgtagatttagaccaaaattaattaatttgttattttaatatcataagatgagtattaatatggtctaaataactaacatccACGGCAAACGTGTTTTGAACCACGGTTTTCTTTGAGGCATGCGGTAGCTTGAATTCATCTTTTTCCTCCCCAACTTTGAATGACAATAGTCCCTCTTTGACATTTATGGTAGCTCCTCCCGTGGCCAAAAATGGCCTACCAAGAATGATACGAGAGCGTCTTCCCATAGGGATGTCCAATACAACAAAATCGGTAGGAATTGAAAGCTTACCAACTTAAACCATGATATCCTTGAGAATCCCAATTGAAGATTTGATTATCCCATCGGCAAGCTTGATTGTAATGGAAGTGCGGGTTAAGCTTGAAatattcaacctcttcacaagggcaagtggtatgacactcacacttgcccctaagtcacacaaagcACTATCCACCTTTTGGTCACCAACGATACATGGAATTGAGAAACTCCCGGGGTCATCAAGTTTGATGGGGATTTCTTTAGATTTGACCACATTGCACTTCTCACTTGAGGCATCAAGCTCATGGCTACTAATGTCCACTTTTCGAGAAATGACATCTTCTTGCTTGGCCAAAGAGTGTTCTTCTATCATCACCATCTCTTCTTTTTCCGGGTTCCTCTCAACTTCTACCCTCACATTTGGTGCTTCCACTATTTCCACAAGCACAAATTCTTCACTCATAATGGTTGGTGTAGTCATAACCATCTCTCCCTTATCCGGGTCGACTTCAACATCCAATCTTGTACCATGAATTGTCATTATTTGCTCAAGCACATAGTCTtctatgctctctttttcggGCTCATGGTCAACTTTTTGGAATGTTTCCATAGCCATGGAAAAGGGAGTGGTGTATGATAACTCCTCTTGACTTGGCAAATCAAATGACTCTTCTTTTTCCTCTTCAACTCCAACCATGATAGCATTAACTTCCTTTGACTTCATAGGATCCCTTGGATTTTACCCTTGTCTTAGAAATACACCCGGTGGTTTTTGAGAACTCGTGAGAGCTTGGGTAGCCACCTTGGCTTCAAGACTCTTGATTTGTTGTTGGGTATTACTTGCCAAATCTCCTATCAACTTCACCAAGTTGTCATATTTATCATCTCCCATGGTATTGCTTGCTTGGAGTGGTGGCTCTTGGTTGAAAGGTTGGTTGGAAATTGGAAGAGAAAAGCCATATCCTTGATCTTTAAAGTTGGAATTTTTGTTGTTCCCTTGGTACCCTTGATTGAACCCTTGATTTTGCCCTTGGTTGTAcctttgattattgttgtatccTTGATTGAACCCTTGGTTGAACCCTTGACCAAACCCTTGGTTGGCTTGATTACCTTGGTTTCCTTGGTAAAAGTTTTAATTACCTTGGTTCCCTTGGTTACACCCATAATCTTGGTATGCTTGAGATTGGTTGGCATAGTTTTGGTTGGATGCTTGATTGTTGTTGAACGAGGGCCTAGGTGGACGGTTGGAAAAATTGTTAAattcttggaaagcattcacctcTTGCACATTGATCCCATCAATGTTGTTGTAATGATTATTTGCACATACTTCATACGTGTGACCAATCCCTCCACATGACTCACATGTTGATCTTTGCATCACTTCCTCCATGGATGGTCCATGAGAAGTGGTAGTTTGATTCACTTGGTTCACTTGCTTCTTCTTACTCAACTCTTTAAGTTTTTTTGTGAGCATATCAAGCTTAGCATTAGTTTCCACATTCACAAAGAATTCGGGAGGGTGCTTGCTTCTTCTCAAGACATTCACTCTTGTGCCATAGTTTGCCTCGGAGTCCACCATTTTCTTGATTAGAGTCGTACCCTCCTCATCACCCAAATGATCGAATACCCCTCCCACGGAGGCATTCACCATTTCTTTTGTTCTTGGCAACAAAGTTTGGAAGAAGGTTTGGGTGACATACCAATCCGGAATCCCATGGTGAGGGCAACTAGCAATAAGGTCGTGATATCTATCCCATGCCTCACCCAAGGATTCTCCATCCTCTTGTTGGAAAGTGTGGATCTCATTTCGGAGCATGGCGGTCTTGGATGATGGATAATACTTCTCTAGGAACGCCTTGGATAAGGTATCCCATGTAGTAAATGTGTCCGGAGGGTGCACATTCAACCAACGATCCGCCTTGCCCGTTAAAGAAAATGGGAATAACATCATCCTTAGTGTATCCTCGGATACCCCATTATTTTTCATCATAGAGACCTTCCTCTTGAACCTCCTTAGGTGAGCATGAGCATCTTCTTGAATGTGTCCTCCAAACAAGTCTTTTTCAATTAGGCCAACTTGAGCCGGGTGCATCTCAAAATTGTTTGGAGCCAAGGTGCCAAAATTGATGTGGTTACAAGCATCATTATGGTTTGGACGGTTATGATCACGTAAAgccattggtggtggtggtggatttggtatatGAGTGGTGTTTGAGGTGGGTTATTTGGAAGTTGGAAGTTGTGAAATGGATATTCTATTGAAGGCTCAATtgtgttgtttggttgttgttgagttATGTTTACAATGAGAGGTTGGATGGGTGGATTTTCTTGGTTTATGGTTGCTTGAGAAGAGGTTATAACCCTTGCAATGGTCCTATTCCTTAAGGCTCTAACaagcctttcggggtcggagTCAAAGAGCAAAGCTTGGTGGTTCCTCCTAGGCATACAACATGACAAACCGTAAGACTCCTAGTACTTTTACACACTAGGGtaaggcaaaaatcacacacactctacaagAAACACACAAACtacacaaacaagcaaacaacaagTAACTAAGACTAAGCCTAACACTCTaactaactaagcataacctaacgccatccctggcaacggcgccattttgatgtaagGCTTTTGTCGTCACTTCCCAATAAAAAACAATTTATAAGGAACCCAAATTAAGTAGTATAATtagggtgtcgaacacaaagatggcgggggtatTGCTAAGAATTGCTAAGAATTTTTTATGTTGCtggaaataatgagattaatgagaTTGATATTGGACTACATGAACCGTGAGGCTTCTACTCTCTTTTTAAGATTTGTTCTATTTGTTTGTGTAGGATTAAGTTATATATTCATAGTTTAGTTGGTAATGTTGTTAGTTTTGAGTTAAAATGGAAATGGCTTATTTTGAGTTCTTGAGAATAgcttattattgttaattactttgttTGTGTAGAGTCTAGTTAATTGTTCATGATATTTGACTTCATATTGAAAGTGCTTTGTTGCAAAAGGCAGAGACTTCCATATTTGCTCCAATGATAATGGCTGACTTTATTCTATAGCATCGAAGTATTATTGAAGTGTCTTAGCCTATTGACATCATAAGGAAATGCTCCACATGTTTTGTGATTTCTTTACATCTGAATCCTGCCGGTGGAATCATTTTCATTGGTTTATTTTAGAATAGATTTGAATATTGCTGACTACTAAATCTTCTTATGCATGCCTGCCTAAAGTAGAGTGTTTTATTTTGTGATTGATGTACAGTTCACACGTTGTTTGATAAAGTTTTATATCTGATATACAGCTAGTAAAGACGAGAGATATATATGATGGTCAAAACTATCAGAATACACAAGCAATGAGGATTTTTTCTTTTAATCCCATACTGTCGAAAATTCGAGATTCCACTATCGATGCCACTCATGCATATGCGACGGTATGAATTTTCTCAGTTCCATATTGTTGCGTGATACTGTGATTTgtaaattttgttgttgttgatcttAATAAGTATCTTTGGTTACAGGTTTTCGATATTTCTTTATCTCGAGAAGACGTTTAAGGAAGGAAGTGT from Silene latifolia isolate original U9 population chromosome 10, ASM4854445v1, whole genome shotgun sequence encodes:
- the LOC141607362 gene encoding uncharacterized protein LOC141607362 → MALRDHNRPNHNDACNHINFGTLAPNNFEMHPAQVGLIEKDLFGGHIQEDAHAHLRRFKRKVSMMKNNGVSEDTLRMMLFPFSLTGKADRWLNVHPPDTFTTWDTLSKAFLEKYYPSSKTAMLRNEIHTFQQEDGESLGEAWDRYHDLIASCPHHGIPDWYVTQTFFQTLLPRTKEMVNASVGGVFDHLGDEEGTTLIKKMVDSEANYGTRVNVLRRSKHPPEFFVNVETNAKLDMLTKKLKELSKKKQVNQVNQTTTSHGPSMEEVMQRSTCESCGGIGHTYEVCANNHYNNIDGINVQEVNAFQEFNNFSNRPPRPSFNNNQASNQNYANQSQAYQDYGCNQGNQGN